A window of Diabrotica virgifera virgifera chromosome 9, PGI_DIABVI_V3a contains these coding sequences:
- the LOC126892946 gene encoding uncharacterized protein LOC126892946 — protein sequence MDIYRLRSDELTYELTSRGYDIGDGKVETKRNLLRSAIKAEILGRIKPRTVEFDPVSELGICSGKFQEIVGDLEQFDINNVRSEYARINTRLLHVSRRVENICAPLELRDEKRNMMDLMKDLVVNLETLVTGGTLEAVGQDDPTSSSSLLDASTDELADLLHRSSAIGETVYGTETNNPNKLALNYTQNCNTTPSATWSGNWMPKRTLQEFDPLFKNISSSSKPSLKTNTNNTTTSSAQQVPTINNVVVTSNDYGHNADNDFFRPSVNIPGPIINPSLDSNNVSTMPAFNRFTNRTIPSTNHILESNNNQYLGTNNIPGNFGNTPISSNIIPNNTNHVTFAEDIAQSLRTSYAEVPNMHRTNPDYNFPNNNLISQYSGSSGNNFYPTPSGNVPSDLNNFSGFVSQLNNNYNNLGGNTTQPKNFYTPDNYPNLNTAFTTNVGNSSHFGQNISRNNLGYSTHPNEVSDKCMAKNSEIKVPDKFVDVGKWKLSFDATSSVTDFLDRLEEMRISRNISETQMLNSVSELLNGDVNIWYRFARSKISSYREFQQVLRNTFLPSNYEEKILEILRHRTQATGENVVIYVAYMEGLYNKLATKPDEISRVRHIKNRMLPYIQLGLAGKPVNTIDTLIYVGREIEEAHANAQEYRTPPVNPRNSVEPGLEYRRPNLRVSAINNSRRSNGGYCNTNSQSGPVGPSFTGTTSNSGAEVNVTASTTNTSPSSSVDVSAVPTTLVTRGKCYNCGKIGHFRRQCAQPARPFCYRCKEPNVKITNCPKCSGNELAG from the coding sequence ATGGATATTTATAGGTTACGTAGCGACGAGTTAACTTATGAACTCACAAGTAGAGGCTATGACATTGGAGACGGTAAGGTAGAGACTAAGCGCAATTTACTACGGAGTGCTATAAAAGCAGAGATTTTAGGAAGAATTAAACCCAGAACGGTGGAATTCGATCCCGTATCGGAATTAGGTATTTGTTCCGGTAAATTTCAGGAAATAGTAGGGGACTTAGAACAATTCGATATTAATAACGTTAGATCTGAATATGCTAGGATTAACACCAGGTTACTTCATGTTAGTAGAAGAGTGGAAAATATTTGTGCTCCTTTAGAGCTTAGAGATGAGAAACGGAACATGATGGATTTAATGAAGGACTTAGTAGTTAATTTAGAGACACTAGTTACAGGTGGTACATTAGAAGCTGTCGGTCAAGATGACCCTACGTCATCTTCCAGCTTATTGGATGCGAGTACAGACGAATTGGCAGACCTTTTACATAGATCATCGGCGATAGGAGAAACAGTATATGGTACAGAAACGAATAATCCTAATAAGTTAGCTTTAAATTATACCCAAAATTGTAATACGACTCCTTCAGCGACTTGGTCAGGAAATTGGATGCCCAAACGAACATTACAGGAATTTGACcctctttttaaaaatatttcgtcTAGTTCAAAACCTAGTTTAAAAACTAATACAAATAATACTACTACAAGTTCAGCTCAGCAGGTTCCTACTATTAATAACGTTGTTGTTACAAGTAATGATTACGGTCACAATGCTGATAATGACTTTTTTAGACCTAGTGTTAATATTCCTGGTCCGATAATTAATCCTTCGTTGGATAGTAACAATGTTTCTACAATGCCAGCTTTTAATAGATTTACTAATAGGACTATACCTAGTACTAATCATATTCTTGAATCAAATAATAATCAGTATCTTGGTACAAATAATATTCCTGGAAATTTTGGGAATACTCCCATTTCTTCAAACATTATTCCAAATAATACAAACCATGTTACTTTTGCGGAGGATATCGCTCAATCGTTAAGAACAAGCTACGCGGAGGTACCTAACATGCATAGGACAAATCCGGATTATAATTTtcccaataataatttaataagtCAATATTCCGGTAGTAGCGGTAACAATTTTTATCCTACACCTTCTGGTAACGTTccttcagatttaaataatttttcaggCTTTGTTTCTCaactaaataataattataataatttaggGGGTAATACGACTCAGCCGAAAAATTTTTACACTCCTGATAATTATCCAAATCTTAACACAGCTTTCACTACTAACGTAGGTAATTCATCACATTTTGGACAAAATATTTCAAGGAATAATTTAGGTTATTCGACACATCCAAATGAGGTGTCCGATAAATGTATGGCTAAAAATTCAGAAATAAAGGTACCCGATAAATTTGTAGATGTGGGTAAATGGAAGTTAAGTTTTGACGCGACTTCTAGTGTAACAGACTTCCTTGATCGTCTTGAGGAAATGCGAATTTCGAGGAATATTTCTGAAACTCAAATGTTAAATAGTGTGTCGGAATTACTGAACGGCGACGTAAATATATGGTATCGTTTCGCCAGGAGCAAAATTTCGAGCTATAGAGAATTTCAACAAGTTTTGAGGAACACCTTCTTGCCTAGTAATTACGAGGAGAAAATTTTAGAGATTTTGAGACATCGTACCCAGGCTACGGGAGAAAACGTAGTTATCTATGTTGCATATATGGAAGGACTCTATAACAAATTGGCTACTAAACCAGACGAGATTTCGAGGGTCAGACACATTAAGAACCGTATGTTGCCATATATTCAATTAGGTTTGGCTGGAAAACCGGTTAATACCATAGATACCCTGATTTATGTCGGTAGAGAAATTGAGGAGGCACATGCAAATGCGCAGGAATATCGTACTCCACCTGTTAATCCTCGTAATTCTGTCGAACCAGGATTAGAGTATAGGCGACCGAACTTAAGGGTCTCTGCCATTAATAATTCAAGACGTTCCAACGGCGGATATTGCAATACGAATTCTCAAAGTGGTCCAGTAGGTCCTTCGTTTACGGGTACTACTTCAAATTCTGGAGCAGAGGTAAATGTCACAGCGTCAACTACCAATACTAGTCCATCTTCATCTGTAGATGTTAGTGCGGTTCCCACGACTTTAGTTACTAGGGGTAAATGTTACAACTGTGGTAAGATTGGTCATTTCCGAAGACAGTGTGCCCAGCCAGCACGTCCTTTCTGTTATCGATGTAAAGAGCCGAATGTGAAGATTACGAACTGTCCTAAGTGCTCGGGAAACGAGTTGGCAGGTTAG